In Arthrobacter sp. B3I4, the following proteins share a genomic window:
- the fliS gene encoding flagellar export chaperone FliS gives MTSTPFGHGGYGNSYGGGYGSAAQRNQYLADSVLSAPPARLLTMLYDRLLLDLGRAETAQQSANWPVASENLLHGQAIIAELISSLKTDAWDGADGLLGLYNYAFTALVNANIQRDPALTREAIELLEPLRQAWHEAAAAVPAAQPAAAAPATGRPFAAAGAWASPAGSTGGSLGFG, from the coding sequence ATGACCAGCACCCCCTTCGGCCACGGCGGCTACGGCAACAGCTATGGCGGTGGTTATGGCAGCGCCGCCCAGCGCAACCAGTACCTCGCGGACTCGGTCCTCTCCGCGCCACCGGCACGCCTGCTCACCATGCTCTACGACCGGCTGCTGCTGGACCTCGGCCGCGCCGAGACTGCGCAGCAGAGTGCCAACTGGCCGGTCGCCTCGGAGAACCTGCTGCACGGCCAGGCCATCATCGCCGAACTGATTTCCTCGCTCAAGACCGACGCATGGGACGGTGCGGACGGACTGCTCGGCCTGTACAACTACGCCTTCACGGCCCTGGTCAACGCCAACATCCAGCGTGACCCTGCCCTGACGCGCGAGGCGATCGAGTTGCTGGAACCCCTGCGTCAGGCCTGGCACGAAGCCGCCGCTGCAGTCCCGGCTGCCCAGCCGGCGGCGGCAGCGCCGGCCACCGGGCGGCCCTTCGCTGCGGCCGGTGCCTGGGCCTCCCCGGCAGGCTCCACCGGCGGGAGCCTTGGCTTTGGCTGA
- the fliD gene encoding flagellar filament capping protein FliD, with amino-acid sequence MGISLDGLASGLDTTALIGSIMQSEALPQTLLKNKSYDIQSMVSALQGLNGKVAALATQATAAAKPGALDLYTATTSSDKVVATTTAAAKAGSLDFQVTKLAQTQVTVTPKVNAVTGWPYTTMTINSGGTPYTIEPLTSNLDDVVSAVNAAGAGVTATKVDVGGGDFRIQFTATKSGAAGAFTITDPGSAFTDIKAPQDAELVLWPSSPVAIQATIKSSTNTFVDVLPGVTLTAKEISAAPVTLTVSRDDAGITKVASDLVDGVNGIFSLVASKTAVSTTTNTSGTKTSAGVFAGDSTVRSVNQNILSAASLPVGTPPRSPSEIGISITKTGTMEFDAAKFGAALTADPAGTAAKVQELAGRIATAATNASDKYTGTLTTKITGQQSEVRDLADRISDWDSRLASRKATLQRTYSGLETALSNMKAQQSWLTSQLAGLSGGSAK; translated from the coding sequence ATGGGAATCTCACTCGACGGGCTGGCCAGCGGACTGGATACCACCGCCCTGATCGGCTCGATCATGCAGTCAGAGGCCCTCCCGCAGACCCTGCTCAAGAACAAGTCCTATGACATCCAGTCGATGGTTTCAGCCCTGCAAGGGCTCAACGGAAAAGTAGCCGCCCTGGCGACCCAGGCAACGGCCGCTGCCAAGCCGGGCGCGCTGGACCTCTACACTGCGACCACCAGCAGCGACAAGGTCGTCGCCACCACCACCGCGGCCGCCAAAGCGGGCTCGCTCGACTTTCAGGTGACCAAGCTGGCGCAGACCCAGGTCACCGTAACGCCCAAGGTGAACGCAGTCACGGGCTGGCCCTACACGACCATGACGATCAACAGCGGCGGAACGCCCTATACGATCGAGCCGCTCACCAGCAACCTTGACGACGTCGTCAGCGCCGTGAATGCTGCGGGTGCCGGAGTCACCGCGACCAAGGTCGACGTCGGCGGCGGTGACTTCCGGATCCAGTTCACCGCCACAAAGTCCGGCGCAGCCGGTGCCTTCACCATCACTGACCCAGGTTCGGCTTTTACCGATATCAAGGCTCCCCAGGACGCTGAGCTCGTGCTCTGGCCGTCGAGCCCGGTCGCGATACAGGCCACGATCAAGTCCTCAACGAACACGTTTGTGGACGTTTTGCCTGGAGTGACGCTCACGGCCAAGGAAATCAGTGCTGCCCCTGTCACCTTGACTGTCTCGCGCGATGACGCCGGCATCACCAAGGTCGCCTCCGACCTGGTGGACGGCGTCAACGGCATCTTCTCGCTGGTTGCCAGTAAAACTGCGGTCAGCACCACCACAAACACCAGCGGTACCAAAACCTCTGCCGGAGTCTTCGCCGGGGACAGCACGGTCCGCTCGGTGAACCAGAACATCCTCTCCGCCGCCTCGTTGCCGGTGGGCACACCGCCGCGCTCGCCGTCGGAAATCGGCATCAGCATCACCAAAACCGGCACCATGGAGTTTGACGCCGCCAAGTTCGGTGCCGCACTGACGGCGGACCCCGCCGGCACGGCAGCCAAGGTGCAGGAGCTCGCCGGACGCATCGCCACGGCTGCGACCAATGCCTCGGACAAGTACACCGGCACCCTGACCACCAAGATCACCGGGCAGCAGTCCGAAGTCCGTGACCTCGCAGACCGCATCAGCGACTGGGACAGCCGGCTCGCCTCCCGCAAAGCCACCCTGCAGCGGACCTACTCAGGTCTGGAAACCGCCCTGAGCAACATGAAGGCGCAACAGTCCTGGCTCACTTCCCAGCTCGCAGGCCTCTCCGGCGGGAGCGCCAAGTAA
- a CDS encoding flagellin: MGFVINNNLAANNSYRNLNSTQNDLSKSLEKLSTGLRINRAGDDAAGLSISEGLKAQVTGSAQAARNAQDGISVIQTTEGALTEVHSILQRMRDLAVQGANDTNNTAARDAIKKEGDSLGKELDRLTQGTNFNGKDLLKGGSLNIQVGAGGTANDTIAVTLGDVATATGTLSSSTTAGGFNVSTNGDAQTTIGTIDTAIAAVSAQRADLGATQNRLEHAVKSLNVAGENLQAAQSRIADVDMAQEMVKFTKANILSQAGTAMLAQANQSSQGVLSLLR; encoded by the coding sequence ATGGGCTTCGTCATTAACAACAACCTCGCGGCTAACAACTCGTACCGCAACCTCAACTCCACCCAGAACGACCTCTCCAAGTCCCTGGAGAAGCTGTCCACCGGCCTGCGCATCAACCGCGCCGGCGATGACGCAGCAGGCCTGTCCATCTCCGAGGGCCTCAAAGCGCAGGTCACCGGCTCGGCCCAGGCTGCACGCAACGCCCAGGACGGCATCTCGGTCATCCAGACCACGGAAGGCGCCCTGACCGAAGTTCACTCCATCCTCCAGCGCATGCGTGACCTCGCTGTCCAGGGTGCGAACGACACCAACAACACGGCAGCCCGCGACGCCATCAAGAAGGAAGGTGACTCGCTGGGTAAGGAGCTGGACCGCCTCACCCAGGGCACCAACTTCAATGGCAAGGACCTGCTCAAGGGCGGTTCGCTGAACATCCAGGTCGGCGCCGGCGGCACCGCCAACGACACCATCGCGGTCACGCTCGGTGACGTCGCTACGGCAACCGGCACCCTGTCCAGCTCCACCACGGCTGGCGGCTTCAACGTCTCCACGAACGGTGACGCCCAGACCACGATCGGCACCATCGACACGGCCATCGCGGCCGTCTCGGCGCAGCGCGCAGACCTGGGTGCCACCCAGAACCGCCTTGAGCACGCAGTGAAGTCGCTGAACGTTGCCGGTGAGAACCTGCAGGCCGCTCAGTCCCGGATCGCCGACGTCGACATGGCGCAGGAAATGGTCAAGTTCACCAAGGCCAACATCCTGTCCCAGGCCGGCACCGCAATGCTGGCCCAGGCAAACCAGTCCAGCCAGGGCGTTCTTTCGCTCCTGCGCTAG
- a CDS encoding flagellar protein FlgN: MAIHELSALLWRERELLDVLTFKLEEEQLLLTSGKSRWLPHGTKEVEQVLGHLSQASLARTIEAAVVAETWGLPTDATLGELAAAAPEGAWAEVLTAHLTALTRQTALIKELRDANEQYLRTAVRSTQESLADLRPATAGTYDAHGKTGESAGSRIFDQQF, from the coding sequence ATGGCAATCCACGAACTTTCAGCCCTGCTGTGGCGAGAGCGTGAACTTCTTGACGTTCTGACGTTCAAGCTGGAGGAAGAGCAGCTGCTCCTCACGTCCGGGAAATCCCGTTGGCTGCCGCACGGCACTAAGGAAGTAGAGCAGGTGCTGGGGCACCTCTCCCAGGCCAGCCTGGCCCGCACCATCGAGGCCGCCGTCGTCGCCGAGACCTGGGGCCTGCCCACCGACGCGACGCTCGGTGAACTGGCAGCAGCCGCGCCGGAAGGCGCCTGGGCTGAGGTCCTTACCGCGCATCTGACAGCCCTGACCCGCCAGACCGCCCTGATCAAGGAACTGCGCGACGCGAACGAGCAATACTTGCGCACCGCCGTCCGTTCCACCCAGGAGTCGCTCGCGGACCTGCGTCCGGCCACCGCCGGCACCTACGACGCCCACGGCAAGACCGGGGAATCGGCCGGCTCCCGCATCTTCGACCAGCAGTTCTAA
- the flgK gene encoding flagellar hook-associated protein FlgK, which produces MSTFGALNTAYRGLTAAQQGMNVAGQNIANAATEGYTRQRVQQSALAAPAQGLYGSGRPEAGQGVSVDAIARLGSSVLDASVRSASAQAAYAGVRSTALQGIEGILQEPGDNGISTALQGFWSAWQGAANQPDEDGPKGLLLNAANSLTDKISSGYQALQGQWSSVRAQAADAVDAVNAAATQVAAYNTTIRSTLNAGGSANELIDARAKLTETLSRLAGATVREQPDGTVDVHIGGNALVMGTSVRELELSGSQTGDALGSSVQLLWKNPAGVASADGGEIAGALSVLAPASGGIGGAIAEAAESYNQLASALAGAVNTAHRAGTTGAGATGVDFFTVTGSPAALGIAGPSSTADIALKLPGKGALDTSIADQISQLGTGAASPDKVWSGIVTNIGVQSRGAQQREALTGAAQASAVTGRASQASVSLDEENVNLLTNQHAYQAAARVMTAVDEALDVLINRTGLVGR; this is translated from the coding sequence ATGAGCACCTTTGGCGCCTTGAATACCGCCTACCGCGGGCTGACCGCCGCCCAGCAGGGCATGAACGTCGCCGGGCAGAACATCGCCAACGCTGCCACCGAAGGCTACACCCGGCAGCGCGTCCAGCAGTCCGCCCTCGCCGCACCGGCTCAGGGCCTGTACGGCTCCGGCCGCCCCGAGGCAGGCCAGGGCGTCTCGGTGGACGCCATCGCGCGGCTCGGCAGCAGCGTCCTGGATGCCAGCGTCCGCTCGGCAAGCGCGCAGGCGGCCTACGCGGGTGTCCGTTCCACCGCGCTGCAGGGCATCGAAGGTATCCTGCAGGAACCCGGTGACAACGGCATCTCCACCGCCCTCCAGGGGTTTTGGTCCGCATGGCAGGGGGCTGCAAACCAGCCGGATGAGGACGGCCCGAAAGGCCTGCTCTTGAACGCTGCCAATTCGCTGACGGACAAGATCTCCTCCGGCTACCAGGCGCTTCAAGGGCAGTGGAGCAGCGTCCGGGCCCAGGCCGCCGACGCCGTCGACGCGGTCAATGCCGCGGCAACCCAGGTGGCGGCCTACAACACCACCATCCGTTCCACGCTGAACGCCGGTGGCTCGGCAAACGAGCTGATTGACGCCCGCGCCAAGCTCACGGAAACCCTTTCGCGCCTTGCCGGCGCCACCGTCCGTGAACAGCCCGACGGCACCGTGGACGTCCACATTGGCGGTAACGCGCTGGTGATGGGCACCTCGGTGCGGGAGCTGGAACTCTCCGGCAGCCAGACCGGGGATGCGCTCGGATCTTCAGTGCAGCTGCTCTGGAAGAACCCGGCAGGAGTAGCCTCCGCGGACGGTGGAGAGATCGCCGGCGCGCTGTCGGTGCTGGCTCCCGCTTCCGGTGGCATTGGCGGAGCCATTGCTGAGGCGGCCGAGTCGTACAACCAGCTCGCGTCTGCCCTCGCCGGGGCAGTCAATACCGCCCATCGAGCGGGAACGACCGGGGCCGGGGCCACCGGCGTCGACTTCTTCACGGTCACCGGGTCCCCCGCTGCGCTCGGTATCGCAGGCCCATCCAGCACTGCCGACATCGCACTTAAGCTGCCTGGAAAGGGCGCGCTGGATACCAGCATCGCGGACCAGATCTCCCAGCTCGGTACCGGTGCGGCCTCACCGGACAAGGTCTGGTCAGGCATCGTCACCAACATCGGCGTGCAGTCGCGAGGCGCCCAGCAACGCGAGGCACTGACCGGCGCCGCCCAGGCGTCGGCGGTCACCGGACGGGCCTCGCAGGCGTCGGTGAGCCTGGACGAGGAAAACGTCAACCTGCTCACCAACCAGCACGCCTACCAGGCGGCGGCACGGGTGATGACGGCGGTCGACGAGGCCCTTGATGTCCTGATCAACCGCACCGGACTGGTAGGAAGGTAG
- the flgL gene encoding flagellar hook-associated protein FlgL, which produces MLNRVTNLTMNAAAQRTLQTQQAKLAELQDKATTLNKISRPSDDPAATAQALATRSLQAANAQYGRNIDDGNTWLTAADAALEHATNVMHRVKDLTVMAGNDALPQSGKDAIANELESLNQDLVSIANSQHLGRNIFAGSSDAPGAFTPGTPRDPRIPGDTGTPPTFNGTGISPVERRISATQSVRVDADGAAIFGNGSGSVFDIVSKLAADLRTGTDIAPRAADVDAAFKTIVNGRAEIGTRQAQLERAGNVNTELEASLDAQRTGIEKADLGSVIMDLKLQETNYQVALAATARVLQPTLMDFLR; this is translated from the coding sequence ATGCTGAACCGGGTAACAAACCTGACCATGAACGCGGCCGCCCAGCGGACCTTGCAGACGCAGCAGGCCAAGTTGGCCGAACTGCAGGACAAAGCCACGACGCTGAACAAGATCTCCCGCCCCTCGGACGATCCCGCCGCCACCGCGCAGGCCCTGGCTACCCGCTCTCTCCAGGCGGCCAATGCCCAGTACGGCAGGAACATCGACGACGGCAACACTTGGCTCACGGCGGCCGATGCCGCACTGGAGCATGCCACCAACGTGATGCACCGGGTCAAGGACCTTACCGTCATGGCCGGTAACGACGCCCTGCCGCAGTCCGGCAAGGACGCCATCGCCAACGAGTTGGAGTCACTGAACCAGGACCTGGTCTCGATCGCCAACAGCCAGCACCTGGGCCGCAACATCTTTGCCGGCAGTTCGGACGCACCCGGAGCCTTCACCCCCGGCACCCCGCGCGATCCGCGCATCCCCGGCGACACCGGAACCCCGCCCACATTCAACGGCACCGGCATCAGCCCGGTTGAGCGGCGGATCAGCGCCACCCAGAGCGTCCGGGTCGACGCTGACGGGGCCGCCATCTTCGGCAACGGCAGCGGTTCCGTTTTCGACATCGTGAGCAAGCTGGCCGCCGACCTGCGCACCGGCACGGACATTGCCCCGCGGGCGGCCGACGTCGACGCCGCGTTTAAGACCATCGTCAACGGCCGTGCTGAAATTGGAACACGGCAGGCACAGCTGGAACGTGCCGGCAACGTCAACACCGAATTGGAGGCCTCCTTGGACGCCCAGAGGACCGGTATAGAAAAGGCTGACCTTGGCAGCGTGATCATGGACCTGAAGCTTCAGGAAACCAACTACCAGGTGGCCCTCGCCGCTACCGCCCGGGTGCTGCAGCCCACGCTGATGGACTTCCTGCGATGA
- the fliW gene encoding flagellar assembly protein FliW, with protein MNAVLSSTPVTFTAPMPGLETVHDFALRNIDSAPGLFALEAEQPVTVRLFLADAAVFVPGYTPPLPAGAREALELRDGEAPQVLVVVNHSPAATTVNLMAPIVLNPATRRCAQLVLDGKEYPLRADLGALQR; from the coding sequence ATGAACGCCGTTCTGAGCAGCACGCCGGTAACGTTTACCGCCCCGATGCCGGGGCTGGAAACCGTCCACGACTTCGCTCTGCGGAACATCGACAGCGCCCCGGGCCTGTTCGCCCTCGAAGCAGAGCAGCCCGTTACCGTGCGGCTCTTTCTGGCGGACGCCGCTGTGTTCGTTCCGGGCTACACCCCGCCGCTACCGGCCGGCGCCAGGGAGGCCCTGGAACTCCGTGACGGTGAGGCGCCGCAGGTGCTGGTGGTGGTCAACCACTCCCCCGCTGCCACAACCGTGAACCTGATGGCGCCCATCGTGCTGAACCCTGCAACGCGGCGCTGCGCCCAGCTGGTGCTGGACGGCAAGGAGTACCCGCTCCGGGCAGACCTCGGCGCACTCCAACGCTAA
- a CDS encoding DUF4193 domain-containing protein codes for MATDYDAPRKTEEESPAESLEALQASRGGGAQTAVIDVDENDTAEGIDLPGADLSGEELTVIVVPEQSDEFTCSSCFLVRHRSQVAKEKNGMKYCIDCEG; via the coding sequence ATGGCTACCGATTACGACGCCCCACGCAAGACAGAAGAAGAGTCTCCCGCTGAATCGCTGGAGGCCCTTCAGGCGTCCCGCGGCGGCGGCGCCCAGACTGCTGTTATCGACGTCGACGAGAACGACACGGCTGAAGGAATCGACCTTCCCGGCGCCGATCTCTCCGGCGAAGAGCTGACGGTGATTGTTGTTCCGGAGCAGTCCGATGAATTCACCTGCTCCTCCTGCTTCCTGGTCCGCCACCGGTCCCAGGTTGCCAAGGAAAAGAACGGCATGAAGTACTGCATCGACTGCGAAGGCTAG
- a CDS encoding GyrI-like domain-containing protein, translating to MSETNPGTPEIKSSDLEEKPTAVIRETVPMNALREFFDRAYSSVMSALQQQHVQLAGPPFALYRGMPTDVVDVEAGFPLAAPYPGGSDGGVTAGTLPAGRALEALHVGPYESLPETYNAVMARMQEQGLTPGNAMWEYYLSDPSAEPDPATWKTLIVWPVA from the coding sequence ATGAGCGAAACGAATCCGGGAACGCCTGAAATCAAGTCCTCCGACCTTGAAGAGAAGCCAACGGCCGTGATCCGCGAAACCGTGCCGATGAACGCGCTGCGCGAATTCTTCGACCGCGCCTACTCGTCCGTGATGTCGGCGCTTCAGCAGCAGCATGTCCAGCTCGCCGGGCCGCCGTTTGCGCTGTACCGCGGCATGCCCACCGACGTCGTCGATGTCGAAGCGGGTTTCCCGCTCGCGGCACCCTACCCGGGTGGCAGCGATGGCGGCGTGACCGCCGGAACGCTGCCGGCCGGCCGTGCCCTCGAAGCGCTGCATGTGGGTCCGTATGAGAGCCTGCCGGAAACCTACAACGCCGTGATGGCCCGGATGCAGGAGCAGGGCCTGACGCCCGGCAATGCCATGTGGGAGTACTACCTCAGCGATCCTTCCGCGGAGCCGGACCCAGCCACCTGGAAGACGCTGATCGTCTGGCCGGTCGCCTGA
- a CDS encoding pyruvate, water dikinase regulatory protein: MTNEDLRPVYFLSDSTGITAETLGNTLLTQFPANNFDRITVPFITTAGQARSVVEIIDRLAAKGPRPVVFSTAVSKDVRDVLATCQGIVVDLIGPHVGQLEQALGSAASGEPGRAHGLGNAARYQSRMAAVEYAMEHDDGQSLRALEKAQVILVAPSRCGKTPTTMYLALQHGIFAANFPLVDEDFEKEGLPRPLRPFVSKCFGLSSNPLRLSQIRTERRRGSPYASLRQCGFELRSAERLYVEHGIPYLNSATVSVEEMAATILQRMNLKH; encoded by the coding sequence ATGACCAACGAGGATCTTCGGCCTGTCTACTTCCTTTCGGACAGCACCGGCATCACAGCGGAAACGCTCGGCAACACCCTGCTGACCCAGTTCCCGGCCAACAATTTTGACCGCATCACAGTCCCCTTCATTACGACGGCCGGGCAGGCCAGATCCGTTGTTGAGATCATCGACCGGCTCGCCGCCAAAGGACCGCGGCCGGTCGTGTTTTCCACCGCGGTGAGCAAAGATGTCCGCGACGTCCTGGCGACCTGCCAGGGAATCGTGGTCGATCTCATTGGCCCGCACGTGGGGCAGCTGGAGCAGGCGCTGGGCAGCGCAGCCAGCGGCGAGCCGGGGCGCGCGCACGGCCTCGGCAATGCTGCGCGCTACCAGTCGCGGATGGCCGCGGTGGAGTACGCCATGGAACACGACGACGGGCAGAGCCTGCGCGCGCTTGAAAAGGCGCAGGTAATTCTCGTGGCACCTTCCCGTTGTGGCAAGACACCAACAACCATGTACCTTGCCCTGCAGCACGGGATCTTCGCCGCCAACTTTCCCCTGGTGGACGAGGACTTCGAAAAGGAGGGTCTCCCCAGGCCGTTGCGCCCGTTTGTTTCAAAGTGTTTCGGCCTCTCTTCGAACCCTCTGCGCCTGAGCCAGATCCGCACTGAGCGGCGGCGGGGCTCACCCTATGCGTCGCTGCGGCAGTGTGGCTTTGAGCTGCGCAGTGCCGAGCGCCTCTATGTGGAGCACGGAATTCCGTACCTCAACTCTGCAACAGTGTCCGTGGAGGAAATGGCGGCGACGATTCTGCAGCGGATGAACCTCAAGCATTAG
- the ppsA gene encoding phosphoenolpyruvate synthase codes for MTTDILWFSELGLKDLDRVGGKNASLGEMVQNLTSAGVQVPDGFATTADAYRRFLADSGLDQQIADRLVGLDTDDVTALAAAGQEIRSLIRETSFLPDFEAQIRSSYDQLVEKHGGSEDLSWAVRSSATAEDLPDASFAGQQETFLNVRGIENILQAIKDVFASLYNDRAIAYRVHHKFEHAEVALSAGVQRMVRSDVGASGVMFTMDTESGFQDAVFVTSSYGLGEAVVQGAVNPDEFYVYKPALQAGRPAVLKRGLGEKALQMTYTANSEIGRTIDFVPVEASLRNRFSLSDADVEQLARHAIAIENHYGRPMDIEWGKDGIDGGLYILQARPETVQSRRAPGTTSRYRLNATGPVLAEGRAIGQRIGAGSVRVLTSIDQMAAFQTGDVLVADMTDPDWEPIMKRASAIVTNRGGRTCHAAIIARELGIPAVVGTGEATDVLANDRKVTVSCADGETGIIYDGILDFTVEETGITTMPQAPVKVMMNVGTPEQAFTFAQLPNHGVGLARLEFIINRQIGIHPKALLNMDDQPAEVLAEIRERTAAYDSPRDYYIKRLAEGVATIAAAFAPEPVIVRMSDFKSNEYANLLGGPAYEPHEENPMIGFRGASRYLEPSFRDCFDLECEALSFVRNEMGLTNVKLMIPFVRTLDEARGVIDLLGENGLRRGENGLEVIMMCELPSNALLADEFLDHFDGFSIGSNDMTQLTLGLDRDSAIVAGSFDERDPAVKKLLSMAIKACKARGKYVGICGQGPSDHPDLAEWLVAEGIDSVSLNPDTVVETWIRLANTADGIDAGAAAN; via the coding sequence ATGACGACAGATATCCTGTGGTTTTCCGAACTTGGACTCAAGGACCTGGACCGGGTTGGCGGCAAGAACGCCTCCCTGGGCGAGATGGTGCAGAACCTCACGTCAGCCGGTGTGCAGGTACCGGACGGTTTCGCCACGACGGCGGACGCGTACCGCCGCTTCCTGGCGGATTCGGGCCTGGACCAGCAGATCGCCGACAGGCTGGTGGGCCTGGACACCGACGACGTCACGGCACTGGCCGCCGCAGGCCAGGAGATCCGGTCGCTGATCCGTGAAACATCGTTCCTGCCCGACTTCGAAGCGCAGATCCGCAGCTCCTACGATCAGCTCGTCGAAAAGCACGGCGGCTCCGAAGACCTGTCCTGGGCGGTGCGCTCCAGCGCCACCGCGGAAGACCTCCCCGACGCCTCCTTCGCCGGCCAGCAGGAAACCTTCCTCAACGTCCGCGGCATCGAGAACATCCTGCAGGCCATCAAGGACGTCTTCGCCTCGCTCTACAACGACCGGGCCATCGCCTACCGGGTGCATCACAAATTCGAGCACGCCGAAGTCGCCCTTTCAGCGGGCGTCCAGCGGATGGTGCGTTCCGACGTCGGCGCTTCCGGTGTCATGTTCACCATGGACACCGAGTCCGGCTTCCAAGATGCCGTGTTCGTCACCTCGTCCTACGGCCTGGGCGAGGCGGTGGTTCAGGGTGCCGTGAACCCTGATGAGTTTTACGTCTACAAGCCTGCCCTGCAGGCGGGCCGCCCCGCCGTGCTGAAGCGCGGACTGGGTGAGAAGGCACTGCAGATGACGTACACCGCCAACAGTGAAATCGGCCGCACCATCGACTTCGTCCCGGTTGAGGCGTCGCTGCGGAACCGTTTCAGCCTCAGCGACGCGGACGTCGAGCAGCTCGCCCGCCACGCCATAGCGATTGAGAACCACTACGGCCGGCCGATGGACATCGAATGGGGCAAGGACGGTATCGACGGCGGCCTCTACATCCTGCAGGCGCGCCCGGAGACGGTGCAGTCCCGCCGGGCTCCGGGCACCACCAGCCGCTACCGTCTCAACGCGACCGGCCCAGTGCTGGCCGAAGGCCGCGCCATCGGCCAGCGCATCGGCGCCGGCAGCGTCCGCGTCCTCACCTCGATCGACCAGATGGCCGCCTTCCAGACCGGTGACGTCCTTGTCGCCGACATGACCGACCCGGACTGGGAACCGATCATGAAGCGTGCCTCCGCAATCGTGACCAACCGCGGCGGGCGCACCTGCCACGCCGCCATCATCGCCCGGGAACTAGGGATTCCCGCCGTCGTCGGAACCGGGGAGGCCACCGACGTTCTCGCCAATGACCGCAAGGTCACGGTCTCCTGCGCCGACGGTGAGACGGGCATCATCTACGACGGCATTCTCGACTTCACCGTGGAGGAAACCGGGATCACCACAATGCCGCAGGCCCCCGTCAAGGTCATGATGAACGTCGGAACCCCGGAACAGGCGTTCACCTTCGCTCAGCTGCCGAACCACGGTGTGGGGCTGGCGCGGCTGGAGTTCATCATCAACCGCCAGATCGGCATCCACCCCAAAGCGCTGCTGAACATGGACGACCAGCCAGCCGAGGTGCTGGCAGAAATCCGGGAGCGGACCGCGGCGTACGACAGCCCGCGCGACTACTACATCAAGCGCCTGGCCGAAGGGGTGGCCACCATCGCCGCGGCGTTCGCGCCGGAGCCGGTGATTGTCCGGATGTCCGACTTCAAGTCCAATGAATACGCCAACCTCCTCGGCGGCCCCGCCTACGAGCCGCACGAAGAGAACCCGATGATCGGCTTCCGGGGCGCCTCACGCTACCTGGAACCGAGCTTCCGGGACTGCTTCGACCTCGAATGCGAGGCCCTCTCGTTCGTCCGCAACGAAATGGGCCTGACCAACGTCAAACTGATGATCCCCTTCGTGCGCACCCTGGACGAGGCCCGGGGCGTGATCGACCTGCTGGGCGAGAACGGCCTGCGCCGCGGCGAAAACGGACTGGAGGTCATCATGATGTGCGAACTCCCGTCCAACGCCCTGCTCGCCGACGAGTTCCTTGACCACTTCGACGGTTTCTCCATCGGCTCCAACGACATGACCCAGCTAACCCTCGGTCTCGACCGGGACTCCGCCATCGTCGCCGGCAGCTTCGACGAACGCGATCCGGCCGTCAAGAAGCTTCTGAGCATGGCGATCAAGGCCTGCAAAGCGCGCGGCAAGTACGTGGGCATCTGCGGGCAGGGCCCCAGCGACCACCCGGATCTCGCCGAATGGCTGGTGGCCGAAGGCATCGATTCCGTCTCCCTGAACCCGGACACCGTCGTGGAAACCTGGATCCGGCTCGCCAACACGGCGGACGGGATCGACGCCGGCGCGGCGGCGAACTGA
- a CDS encoding DUF2231 domain-containing protein, whose amino-acid sequence MSDLSVPLRVARAIGESPLSERVAAAQDLVYGPVLRWAQRSAFHTDVLGHSIHPPLTDLTLGCWISAAILDVAGKPQDRHGATLLVAAGLAAAVPTAFAGASDWAGMTGTDRRIGAVHGLGTDAAVFLLLGSLIARTRGRHSLGVQLGLAGNAVMAGTGFLGGHLALNRGTARRTPA is encoded by the coding sequence GTGAGCGACCTGTCAGTTCCGCTGCGCGTGGCCCGTGCCATCGGGGAGAGCCCGCTTTCCGAGCGTGTGGCCGCGGCGCAGGACCTCGTTTACGGGCCGGTGCTCAGATGGGCGCAGCGCAGCGCCTTTCATACGGACGTCCTCGGCCATTCGATCCATCCGCCACTCACCGACCTGACACTCGGGTGCTGGATCAGCGCAGCCATCCTCGACGTGGCCGGGAAGCCCCAGGACCGCCACGGCGCCACCCTCCTGGTGGCCGCCGGCTTGGCCGCAGCCGTGCCAACTGCCTTCGCCGGAGCGAGCGACTGGGCGGGAATGACAGGCACCGATCGACGCATCGGGGCCGTGCACGGACTTGGCACCGACGCCGCCGTCTTCCTTCTCCTCGGCTCCCTGATCGCCCGCACGCGCGGACGCCATTCCCTGGGCGTGCAGCTGGGCTTGGCCGGCAACGCCGTTATGGCAGGCACCGGATTCCTGGGCGGACACCTGGCGCTCAACCGCGGAACCGCCCGCCGGACCCCCGCTTAG